The DNA window CGGGCCGGCACTGTGCCCCTTGGAATTCACCGTGGGCCTGGAAGCGACCCGCAATCCTCACGCCGGGCCGGAACATATGACCGATGTACTAGCGGCTCTCCAGCCGTTGCTGGGTAAGCACCGCAACATTGTGAGGGAATTCGATGGCTATAAGGTAAAGCCTTTCTGACGTCTTGCTGACCGAGAGAGGGAGGGGATCGTTTGCGCGATTTCATCTCCGCAGGAGCTCTGTTGTATAACCATCGCACCGGAGACATTGGGTTTTGGAAACAACTGAAGTGGGAGAATCTGTGCCTCATCTGGAAGGCGCAGAGCATGATCTGAATCGGCTGGCCTGGCTCGCGCTTGTCCTTACCCCGGGCATGGGCGCCACGCGCACCATCCGCGCCATCTCCCTGGCTCCATCGCCTGCCGCGATCCTTTCCATGTCGCTTACGGAGCTGGAAGCGCTCCACATGCCCGCAGCCTCCGCGCGTTTCGTCTTTGAGGGCAAAGCCAAGGCCGCCGCGCTGGACGAAATCAAACATCTGGAAGAGCAGAACGCCGGCTTCCTCACCCACGACAGCCCGGAATACCCGGATCGTCTCCGCGAGATCTACGACCCACCCGCCGTCCTCTGGTATCGCGGCGACATCAGTATCCTCGCCGAACCCGGCATTGCCGTCGTTGGCACGCGCCATCCCACGGTCTACGGTGCGGGCATGGCCCAGATGCTCTCCCGCGAACTTGCAGCGCGGGGCATGGTCATCCTCAGCGGCATGGCGCGCGGCGTGGACACGGAAGCGCACAAGGGCGCGCTGGACGCCCGCGGCAAAACCGTTGCCGTCTGGGGCACCGGCATCGACGTCATCTACCCCAAGGAGAACAAGCGCCTTGCCGAACAAATCCTCATGTACGGCGGCTGCATCCTGTCGGAATACCCGCTGGGCACCTTCCCTGCGCCGCAGAATTTCCCCGTGCGCAACCGCATTCTGTCCGGCATGAGCGTCGGCGTCCTCGTCATCGAGGCGGCGGAACACAGCGGCACCCGCATCACCGCGCGCTGCGCCATGGAGCAGAACCGCGACGTCTACGCAGTTCCCGGAAACGTAACGAACAAGGGC is part of the Terriglobus sp. RCC_193 genome and encodes:
- the dprA gene encoding DNA-processing protein DprA codes for the protein MGATRTIRAISLAPSPAAILSMSLTELEALHMPAASARFVFEGKAKAAALDEIKHLEEQNAGFLTHDSPEYPDRLREIYDPPAVLWYRGDISILAEPGIAVVGTRHPTVYGAGMAQMLSRELAARGMVILSGMARGVDTEAHKGALDARGKTVAVWGTGIDVIYPKENKRLAEQILMYGGCILSEYPLGTFPAPQNFPVRNRILSGMSVGVLVIEAAEHSGTRITARCAMEQNRDVYAVPGNVTNKGSWTPNTLIKQGARLTATWEDVWEDLPTQIRLYLEEKLEQRQGKSESDAAVTASLFDERELPPVERVVFEQLRVDESLQLDELIERLEGKLQSPEIFTAIFELELAGRVRQLPGKNYVRTF